One Colias croceus chromosome 7, ilColCroc2.1 genomic window carries:
- the LOC123693293 gene encoding complex III assembly factor LYRM7 produces MMDNLRRAVLQNFKKLHRTRLKVFEGDNRALNAARLKINEEYKKNKAVQDSDAIQAMIKYGEDVERELRTQVIQAREVKPGVFEARITEETVKLDNVPFDENADIPKRPRRNQPCCQDQASKKQ; encoded by the exons ATGATGGACAACTTGAGGAGAGCT gtgTTGCAAAACTTTAAAAAGCTGCATCGCACACGTTTGAAGGTGTTTGAGGGAGATAATCGTGCTCTTAATGCCGCAagacttaaaataaatgaagagTACAAAAAGAATAAGGCTGTGCAGGATAGTGATGCTATACAAGCG ATGATTAAATACGGAGAAGATGTAGAAAGAGAGCTCAGAACACAAGTGATACAAGCTCGAGAAGTAAAACCAGGAGTTTTTG AGGCAAGAATCACTGAAGAAACGGTCAAGTTAGACAATGTTCCTTTTGATGAAAATGCAGATATACCAAAGAGACCTAGAAGAAATCAACCTTGTTGTCAAGATCAAGCTTCCAAAAAGCaatga
- the LOC123693294 gene encoding NADH dehydrogenase [ubiquinone] 1 beta subcomplex subunit 2, mitochondrial-like, which translates to MLSRPLLKRALLLRTLKNAAEKAQQVRNGHGGTWAYRVPPPMPSKREVMLAQGLGGLCWYWILYHIATEPEHIYGEWPYVDPSTWTNEELGIPDDSAGPLKK; encoded by the exons ATGTTGAGCCGACCTCTATTAAAACGAGCTCTATTATTGCGCACTTTAAAAAATGCTGCTGAGAAAGCTCAGCAAGTAAGGAACGGACATGGAGG AACATGGGCGTACCGAGTTCCCCCGCCAATGCCATCCAAAAGGGAAGTAATGCTCGCTCAAGGCCTGGGAGGACTCTGTTGGTACTGGATCTTGTATCACATTGCAACCGAGCCTGAACACATCTAC GGTGAATGGCCGTATGTAGACCCAAGCACATGGACCAATGAGGAATTGGGTATTCCTGATGACTCTGCCGGACCTctgaagaaataa